In Spirosoma pollinicola, the genomic window TTGAATTTATTACAATTATTGTATCCTTTCCAGCTAATTTAGTTGCTATGCAGGATGAGTTCGTAAAAATTCAACAGTTTGTGCGCTTCACTGGTCCAGTTATAAGAATGCTCAACGGCTTTCTGGCCACGTTGGCCCATTGCCTGCGCTTCATTAGGGTGTTCGATTAAATACGATAACGCGTTTGCCACCTGTACCGGGTCATAAGGTGATACGCAAAAGCCGCACTCATGTTCATCAATGATGTCACGATAAAGAGGAAAATCGGACGTGATGACGGGAAGGCCAAGGGCCATATATTCAAACAATTTTGTTGTGTAGGATTCAGGATAATCACCGACGGGTTTTAGTAGGGCCAACCCAGCCGTTGCCCCGGCAGCATATGACAGGGCAATTCGTTGGTCTGTATAGTCGTAGAAGCGGAGATTGTCACGTACTTGGGCAAAATGAACGAGCTTTTCCAAATTATCATTCGTAAAGGTACGCTTACCAAACAGATGCACAATAAATTGGGGATAGGTTATTTTTAAGTTAGCCAAACTGGCAACCAGCGTATCGACGGCTCGTTCGAAGCTGAGCAAACCAATATAAAAGAAAGCTGGCTCCTCCTTATTAGGGGAATAGGAGGTTTGAAAGGGGGCCAGAAAGGCGAGTAAAGGATAATTATAAATCACCACATGGGCCTTGGCAAGTTGCGTATACGTGCTTAAATAGCCGTGCTCAGTGAAGACAAAATAGAAATGCCGCCGGGCAGCCTGATCAAACCATCGAAATGACTTTTCTAGTATATAGCCTTTGTTGACTGTTTTTAAGTGAATTTTCTTGTGCAGATTTTCCTGTACCTCATAAATCACGCTGGCTCCGAAAAACCGGAATACATAAGCAAACGGAATAAATTCCGGTACATAAACATGAACGAGCCGGGGACGCAACCATAGGCACCGAATCAGAACAAGGGGGCAGGTAATAAGCACACGCCAGATAACCCGACGAAAATAAGGTAGCCAGATGAAGTGAATGTCAGGCGCAATAGCTGCGTTGGCATGGGGCAGAGCACAGAAAACATCGTACGGTTCGGCAAGCGTTTGGCATTGTTTGAACACTATACGCGGGTCCTGGGCTGGGTGGGCCGTGCTAACATGCAAAACGCGGATTTTTTTCATTTAATGACCCCCAAACTACGCAACTCAGCGTCAATCTTTTGATTCCAGCGTTCCTGAGCAACCTGATTGATACTATGGTTCGTCTCTTCGTCGTATTGAGTTTGTAATTTGTTCATTTCCCGGTAAGACTCAAGAAACTGGTATTGGGTAATGCTGTTGTAGTCTTCCAGTGTCAGGCTGTCGGGGTGGATTTTTCGCTTGAATCGCTCCACAATGATTTTTGTAATGTCGAAATGTCGCTGTTCGTGATTTAATGCGTAAGCGTTTTTGGCATCGGGCCGTCCCCACGAAGAAGGCTTCAGCATGTAGGCTTTCGCGTTTAGGTTCAGAATAATGACGCCATCTTTTACCGTGCTCTTGCCTTCATACGAAAAACTGGTAAACACTTCGGCGGCATAATGACTGCCTTTGCGTGGCTCCGACTGAAAATCGGCCCAAGTCAGTTTGCGGGCGGGGTTGTAATGAACCGTATCGTCGTCGGTAATTCGCGTGTCGTCGATGAAGTTGATTTTCAAGCTTCTGGCCAATTTCTCGTTTCGGCCGCTCTCTCGCTTCATATACTCATTCAGACTGCGTATCGAAGCCACTACTGCCTGCCGAATGGTAGGCTCAACAACATCCAGATGGCCTAATGGACGGGTATAGGTGGCGCTTCCCTGATAGTCGGTCAGGCGGGTGCTTGTTGTGGCACCGGCATCGTTTTTGTCCAACAACTCAAACGTAACCGCAAACGTAAACTGCCCCGATACGCGGTTACCAGAAGCCGTTTCGGTTATGCGGCATTGCCGAACGCGCATCGCAATGGGCCGTAATGCTTTGTTCTGCTTTAACCCCTGATCAATAAACTGCTGGAAGCTGGCAGCTACGCCTTTTTCCAGATCGACAGGTTGTGGCGACTGGTTAAGAACTAACGCTAGTCGGGCAACCGGCCCCCGGTCAGGACGCTGGTCAGTAACGGCGGCAATGTAAAATTCTTTCGGGCTAAACGGGAATGACTCAGAACGGAGCCGTATGGGGTCGGTGGCTGACGGGAAGGCGAAAGTTCCGACTAAAAACAGAGCAAAAAAAAGGTTATTCATCCTGTCTTAATAACGACTTGTGAGCGTAAATAGTACAGCCATAACC contains:
- a CDS encoding glycosyltransferase, giving the protein MKKIRVLHVSTAHPAQDPRIVFKQCQTLAEPYDVFCALPHANAAIAPDIHFIWLPYFRRVIWRVLITCPLVLIRCLWLRPRLVHVYVPEFIPFAYVFRFFGASVIYEVQENLHKKIHLKTVNKGYILEKSFRWFDQAARRHFYFVFTEHGYLSTYTQLAKAHVVIYNYPLLAFLAPFQTSYSPNKEEPAFFYIGLLSFERAVDTLVASLANLKITYPQFIVHLFGKRTFTNDNLEKLVHFAQVRDNLRFYDYTDQRIALSYAAGATAGLALLKPVGDYPESYTTKLFEYMALGLPVITSDFPLYRDIIDEHECGFCVSPYDPVQVANALSYLIEHPNEAQAMGQRGQKAVEHSYNWTSEAHKLLNFYELILHSN